The segment GGATGGACCGAGGATTCCGACGAACCGAGAACGGCGCTGTGAGGGGTTTCCCTGCATCAGGCTAGATCTTCCATCCGGACATGACACAGCGCTGTGCCATCAACGGCGCAAAGCTCCCCATATCTTGCGATACCTTCGTCATGACCTCATCCGCCAACCCCTGATCCCCGAAACATTCATAGGCATCATCCAGAAAACCGCCCCGGAGCAATGGGTGGTGGAGAAACACAGGACCGGCGCCAGACGCTACCTCCAACGGAGACTCGGTGACGGCAATGCGGCCAAGATGAAGCCGCTCCAGCCACCCCCGCGCCTCTGCTGCTGACGGTCGTTCAGCAAGATAGGCTTCTAGCTTGCGGCGCTCCGCAAGGAGACCACGCACAGCCATTTCCTGATCGATCCGACGCCACAGGGAATCGAACGTGCCGAGCGAAGGGAACGTCAGCACCAGTTGGCCTCCGGGCTTGAGATGCGCCAGCAATCCTTGGATGACTTCAAAACGGTTGGGACGGAAAAACATCACCGAGAGGTTGCCGGTGATGCGATCAAAACAGGGCAGATGCGAAGGCAAGGCCCGCATATCCAGACATTCGAACCGCAGCCAGGGAAGCGCGTCTCCCTGGATCGCTCGCGCGCGCTCGACCTGCCGCCGGCTGAGATCAAGAGCCAGAACCTGTCCCGTTGGCCCCACCTGCTCTGCCAGATAGAAGGCCGGAATCCCGTGGCCTGAGGCGATATCGAGGATGGACGCGCCAGGGGAAATATCCAGATGTTGCAGCAACGATTCAGCGAAGGGGGTGGACCAATAGTCGTGGGAGGGAAGAGGCCAGCGAGGCTTCACAGCAGTCCTGTGGTCAGTCATGTCGGTCTCCCTGTCGTGGCATCGATATCGCCGCCACCGCCACCAGGCCAAGATTCACCAGCATCCTGGACGCGGATGACGCAAGGCCCGCAGCTTCGACTGGAACACTTTGCATGGTGCTTCCGGGGTCCGCAGAGAGGGGGATCAGCGTCATGCGGCTGGGCAGAAAAACCGGCGCACCTCACCCACGGCCGCTTACCGCTAATGTTTCGGCTGGCGTTTCGGATGAAGGCCCTTGTCGCTCTTGCTCATCGGCTTGCTGGACTCGCCCTCAGCAAAGAGATCCTCAAGCTGCGACTCACTGCATGTGAGGTCGGCATCGGCTGATTTTCGTGACGCTGCACCGACCGGCTTGGCTACAGAATGAACCTTCTTGTTGTTGGCATCGTCCGGCATGATGGCAGTCCTCTTTCTTGGTAAGTATGGGCCGCCACAGCGGCACCTACCCCCTAGCGCACGTTATCAGCAGCGATTGATGGAAGAGGATTCGCCCGTCGCCCGCACCGTGATGGCGCAAACGCCGGCGAGTCAATCACTCACAACCATGATCGTGCGGCTCACTCGTTCGTACGGACCCTACGCCCCAACGGCCACAGCAGCCTGAGCCTGAGGAGGCTGAGCCGTTGCGGCTGGGGCTGCCTGCATGGACGCCTTCAGCTCATCCATCGCCCTCGCCACGTCGGCTTCCGTCGACCCAAAGCGATCCCCCATCACCTTCAAGGCCTGAGTGATCGCTTTCTTCATCTTCGCAATTTGTTCTTCTGGTGTCACCGTATCACTCCTTCATCAGTTGGGGGCTATCGAGAGGAATCCGCGTATCTCCGCGAACTCCAGTGACCGCCAGGAACCGGCTCGGCCAGATCCCGGTGATCACACCCACGAATTCATCGCAGCACTGTAGAAACACTCCGGCACAGGAGCGGCGGAGACTGGGGAATCAAACGCGCAGGGAAAAGTCGGAGGCGCGAGGGATAGAGCAGTCAGCGAGGCTCAACACAGCACACCTCTATGCTAGACGCCGTCAAGAGCCCGGTCAAGCGGTATTAATTAATGGAAGACAGGGAACGGCCACGCTAATGTGTGGCCTCAGTGGACGTGGCCGCAACGCGCCGGTCGCCTTCTCCCAATTTGCGGCGAAACAATTCCACCACCATGTCGTAACAGATCCGCGCCACAGCCGGATCGTAGCGGGGGCCTTCGTCGCGAAGAAAGGCGTGCGCCGCATTGAACTCATGCCACTGGAAATGCGCGCCAGCATCACCCAACGCTTTGTAGATCAGCGCACGTCCCTCGCGTGGGACGTGAGGGTCCTGCCTCCCCCAGATCATCAGCAACTCGCCCATGATCTCGCCGATCCGGTCCAGACTGTTGTCATGCATCCCCTCGCCCAGGCCTCGCTTATGGATATCCGTCGCGTAGAAACAGGCGGCGGCCAGCACATCAGGCTGCATCGCTGCGCGAAACGCCAAATGGCCCCCGATGCAGATTCCCATGACGCCCAGCTTACCGGTGCAAGAGGGTAG is part of the Nitrospirota bacterium genome and harbors:
- a CDS encoding class I SAM-dependent methyltransferase, with amino-acid sequence MTDHRTAVKPRWPLPSHDYWSTPFAESLLQHLDISPGASILDIASGHGIPAFYLAEQVGPTGQVLALDLSRRQVERARAIQGDALPWLRFECLDMRALPSHLPCFDRITGNLSVMFFRPNRFEVIQGLLAHLKPGGQLVLTFPSLGTFDSLWRRIDQEMAVRGLLAERRKLEAYLAERPSAAEARGWLERLHLGRIAVTESPLEVASGAGPVFLHHPLLRGGFLDDAYECFGDQGLADEVMTKVSQDMGSFAPLMAQRCVMSGWKI
- a CDS encoding dienelactone hydrolase family protein, producing the protein MIITDAESADISTPTGPMRTYLFRPVAEGRYPGLVLFSEIFQVTGPIRRAAALLASHGFVVAVPEIYHELEPAGTVLAYDEAGAARGNRHKTTKVLANYDSDARAALDFLRSLPSCTGKLGVMGICIGGHLAFRAAMQPDVLAAACFYATDIHKRGLGEGMHDNSLDRIGEIMGELLMIWGRQDPHVPREGRALIYKALGDAGAHFQWHEFNAAHAFLRDEGPRYDPAVARICYDMVVELFRRKLGEGDRRVAATSTEATH